The genomic window TTTGGTATTCCTATGACAACACAATCTTTTATTATTGCTAATAATGTTGGTGTTATTGTTTTTGGCTTTACAATTATTAAGCTTTGGAATTATCTAAATGATGTAAAAAAATATATCTTAGGAATGTTTTTACTTTGCTTTGTTTTTATGATTGTAATATCAGGAATTAATACTACAAGTGAGCTAGCAAAAATTGCAGGATACTGGGTCATTATGGCATACTTGATGCTTTCTTTAAGTGAGATTTGTATTTCACCAATAGGATTGTCTTTAGCAACAAAATTGGCACCAAAAGGTAAAACTGGTATGTTTATGGGACTTTGGTTAGTTACAATGGGTATTGGTGGTTTCTTGGCTGGAATTATTGCAAAATTTGCAGCTATTGATAGTGTTAAGAATTTAAATGTTATAGAAATGAAAGAGGTATATAACCACGCATTTACCATATATGTAGGAATTGCAGTAGTGGCGTTTGTGCTTACAATTGTAATTGGTAAAGTTATAAATATGCTTTTAGCTGATAGTAAAAGCTATAGAAAAATATAAAGGTTAATCCAAGTTATGCCACAAAACAAATTCAATCTAGTAACAAAATACTCTCCAGCTGGTGATCAACCGGAAGCTATAAAATCTTTAGTGGTTGGTCTAAATAATAACCTTCAACATCAAGTACTACTTGGTGTTACTGGTTCTGGTAAAACTTATACAATGGCTAATGTGATAAATCAAACACAAAAGCCATGCTTAATTGTAGCTCATAATAAAACTTTAGCAGCTCAACTGTATTCAGAGATGAAACAATACTTTCCAGATAATGCTGTAGAATATTTTGTATCTTACTACGACTACTATCAGCCAGAGGCTTATGTGGCGGCATCTGATACTTATATTGAAAAAGACTCATCAGTAAATGAGCATATCGAACAAATGCGACTTTCAGCAACCAAAGGGTTACTTGAAAGAAAGGATGTAATTATAGTCGCAACGGTTTCAGCTATCTATGGTCTAGGTGACCCTGAGCAATATATGCAAATGATTCTCCATCTTAAAGTTGGCGAAACTTTAGATATGAAGCAAGCCCAGAACAAGCTTGTTGAGATGCAATACTCAAGAAATGATATGGATTTTTCTCGTGGTAGCTTTCGTGTGCGTGGAGAGGTGCTTGATATTTTCCCAGCAGATTCAGAAAAAGATGCCATACGAGTAGAATTTTTTGATGATGAGATTGAAGCTGTAAGTACTATTGATTCTCTTACCTCTAAGAAAATAAAAAAACTCCATCGAGCAACTATATTCCCATCAACTCACTATGTAGCATCAAAAGAGCGAAAAGGTGAAGTGATCGAAAAAATAAAGGTTGAACTTAAAGAACGAATTAAGCACTTTGAAGAAGAAGGCAAACTCCTTGAAGCTCAAAGAATAGAGCAACGCACAAAGTACGATATTGAAATGATACAAGAGCTTGGTTATTGTACAGGTATTGAAAATTATTCAAGACTACTATCTGGGCGTAATCCGGGTGATCCACCACCAACATTGCTTGATTATCTTCCTGAGAATGCTTTAGTTATCGTTGATGAATCTCATGCAACACTACCACAATTTGGCGGTATGTATAAAGGTGATAGATCACGCAAGACAAATCTTGTAGAGTATGGATTTAGATTGCCATCTGCACTAGATAATCGACCTTTAAAATTTGAGGAGTTTGAAAAAATATTACCTCAAACACTATATGTATCAGCAACACCAGCTAATTATGAGCTTGATAAATCTCAAAACACGGTTGAACAAATTATACGACCAACAGGTCTTTTAGATCCTGAAGTTTTTGTAAGACCTGTAGCTATACAAGTTGAAGATGCTCTTTCTGAGATAAATAAATCTATAGCTAAAGGTGAAAGAATACTAATCACAACACTTACTAAGAAAATGGCTGAAAACCTTACAGAATATTTATCTGAATATGGTGTAAATGTAAGGTATTTACATTCGGATATTGATACTGTTGAGAGAGTGCAGATTATCCATGATTTGCGTAAGGGTGTATTTGATGTGTTAGTAGGTATTAACCTTTTACGAGAAGGTTTGGATATGCCAGAGGTTGGTGTACTTTTGATATTTGATGCAGATAAGGAAGGATTTTTGCGCTCTGAGAAAGCTCTTATTCAAACCATAGGTAGAGTAGCTCGTAATGAAAAAGGGCGAGCGATATTATATGCAGATGTCATTACAAAATCTATGAAAAAAGCTATGGATGAAACAGCTCGTCGCCGACAGTTGCAAGATGAGTTTAATCAAGCTAACGGTATAACGCCAAAAACTATTGTTAAAAATATAGATGATATGCTTGATAGTTCTCCTGAAATGCAGAAACGAGAGTACAAAAACAACTCTAGAATAAAGGTTGATGAAATTGATGTTTCAGCTATACTAGGTAGTAGTGAAGCAACTAAAGTTATTAGAGCCTTAGAAAAGCGAATGAGAGCTCATGCAAAAGAGTTAGAGTTTGAGCAAGCTACACATATTAGAGACAAAATTTTGGAAATTAAACAGAAATTCTTAGAGTTATAAGAATAATTATTAAATCATGGCAATTGAAACTAAATTAAAAAAAGATAGGTTATTTTTACGCTTTACAATAGCTAGGCTAAAAAATTACTTTTATAGGGCTAAAAAAAGTCTATATGCCTCTATAATTCTTTGTGGCTTAATCGTAGGTGTTGACTTATATCTAGGCAATATTGAATTTGTAACTCAATCAGTAGAAGTTGGCTTTACTTTAGCCTTTATTTTATTCGTGTTTTTCTTTTTAATTACAAAAGATGATAATCCTGTAGATATTATAATATCTGGTGCAGAAGGTGAAACTACTGTTCTAACAGAGCTAAAGAAGCTAAGTAATGAATTTGTTCTTTTTAATAGAATAGTGCTACCAGATCAAAAATCTAGCGTTGGTGAAAGAGAGTTAGATTTTATAGCTATATCAAAAAAGAGTATCTACATAGTAGAGGTTAAAAACAATCGTGGCTTTATTAAAGTTGAAAATATGGCTGACAAATGGCAGGTAGAAAAAACCACTCAAAATAAAAAGGTTTATGCTAAAACTATTAAAAACCCAATCAGACAAACTTTCGCACAAAAAAAAGTGCTACAGACTTTTCTTTATAATCAAAAGATATATATAAAGGGGATCCCCGTAGTTACTATAGTTATATTTGCAAATGATCAAGCCGAATTAAGTGATAACTTTATCGCAGATGATGCAAACCAAGCTGTTTTAGAACTTGAGACTTTACTGCCTTTCATTGAGGCTAAAGAGCAGTATCTTGAATCAATGCCTACGCGTTCTCGTCGTAAAATAATTAGAAAACTAGATAAAAAATAATGTCTGATTCTCGAGCAATTGGTGTATTTGACTCAGGTGTCGGTGGACTTACCGTAGTTAAAAATATCATGGAGCAACTGCCCAATGAAAATATAGTTTACTTTGGAGATATTGCTAGAATTCCTTACGGAACTAAATCGAAAGAAACAATTCAAAAATTTGCAGCTCAAACAGCAAATTTCTTAGTTCAATATGATGTAAAAGTTATCATAATAGCTTGTAATACAATCTCTGCTTTAGCAAAAAATATTGTTAGAAATATAGCAAAAGATATTCCTGTAATAGATGTGATTAGTGTAGCTGTAAAGTCAGTGAAAAACCTTAAAAACATAGGTGTGCTTGCAACTCCAGCAACTATAAATAGCAACGCTTATACTCAAAATATACAACTGCAAAACCCAACATCTGAAATTTATCCTCAAGCTTGTGGGCTGTTTGTTTCGATGATAGAAGAAGGTTTCGTATCAGGTGAAATAGTTAGGATAATAGCAAAAGAATACTTAGCTAATTTCAATGGTCAAAAGCTTGATTGTATGATTTTAGGTTGTACACATTATCCTATTATCAAAGAAACTCTTGCTGATATACTTATCGATATTGAGCTTATAGACCCATCTTATTTAGCAACTATTGAACTAAAAAAAATGCTGCTAGATTATGATATATCAAACTCTTCTGCAAATATTGGAGTATATAAATTTTTCGTAACAGACATTCCTCATAAATTCAAATCAATAGGTGAAATGTTTTTAGATACCAAAATGGACTACCTAAAAATTGTTGATATAGATAATTTCTTATAGCTAATTAAACCTCTTCTAAAAAGCTTTTGAGATATGTATCATATTTGATGAGATAAACCTAACAAATATAAATATGTACGATAAGAATAGTAGAAATGTAATCCTTTTAGCAGGTATTGGGGCAGTATTAGAATTTTATGATTTTGTGTTGTATATAATCTTCTCAAAAGAGATATCTGCAACTTTCTTTGCCGGTATAACAAACCCAACTATTAAAACCTTCCTTACAGTCTTAATTTTCTCTATAGCATATTTGGTTAGACCTTTTGCAGGTACCATACTTGGTATTGTGGGAGACTTAATCGGTAGAAAACGCTTACTACTTTTCACTATACTTCTAATGGGTACTTGCTCTCTATGTATGGGGTTAATGCCAGGTTATGCTCAATGGGGGTTATTTGCAAGTTTTGCATTTGTACTATTACGAATATTACAAGGAGTTGCATTAGGTGGCGAGCTTCCTGGAGCTTATGTAATAGTGTATGAATCTGTTAAAGGTAAAATTGGATTTGCCTGTGCAATACTTTTCACATTTGTAACTTGTGGTTTTTTATTCTCAGACATAGTTGGCTTTGCTTTACAATACGCATTTGGTGATTATGCTTGGAGAGCAGGTTTTATAATTGGTGGTTTACTAGGTTTTATTGGGTACTACATCAGAAGAAATTTACATGAAACACCTCAATTTAAGAATATTGATCAGCAAAAAAGACATTCCTTTAGTTCATTAATATCTACTTATGGCCTTAATCTATTTGCTGGTATTTGTATGGTTGTTATTGTTGCTTTTGGTGGCGTTATGCTTACGCTATATATTCATAAGTTTGTTGAGGGTGTATTGACTGGTTATAACTCTGGGCAAATATCATTGATACTTACACCAAGTGTGTTTATTCTAACCTGTTTTTCTTTCATCTACGGGTATTTTTCAGATAAATTTGGTATCGCTAAAATGTTTAAACTAGGAACAATACTAGTGATGCTAGGCTCTTTTCCTGCTTTTTATTTTATGAGTTGTTTTGGTAGTGTGATATCAGTAGTTATATCATCAATAGGTATTATGCTATGTTATGCACTTGTAGCTTGTACATTTATATTTTTACTTTGTGATTTATTTCCTACAGATGTTAGGCTTTCTGGAGTTGGATTAAGTTATAACCTAGCTTTTGCAATAGTAGGTGGTGTAGCTCCACTAGTAAGTACAACTATTATTACTATGACAGATTATCACTTTTTGGGTCCGGCTATTGTTGGGGTTATATGTGGTCTTGTAGGGCTGATTGGAATTATTATTTACCATAAAAAAGGTGGATACCATAAAGAGAATAAAGATATGATTGTTAAGTTATAGGTGAGTTAATTAATGAAAGCTATAAGAAAAGATATTATTGAAGCAACTCGTTATTTTAGTAAATTAGTCGAGCTTGGCTCATATAGTGCGGTCAAATCTTATTATGATATTCAGATAAATACTGTTAAAAACAAAATAGAACTACTAGAGGATTATCTAGATTTAAAGCTCACAAAGCCTGAAAACAATCGTATCCTTCCAACTGAAGAAGGGTTGAAGTTTTATCATTCATGTAAAGAACAATTAAAAGGTTTAGAAAATGCGATAATAAATGTCAAAGATAATGGTTTTGAACAACGCGAATCATTTAAAATCTTAGGAACACCATTATTTTTACGAATGCTAATTAATAATGCATTATCAGATATTAGGCAAATTTCTAATAAGCCATTAAATATTTATCTTAATAGCTATTTAAATCGTGATCTCAATGGAAGAGAATATAATTTAGACTCGTATAGTATTATTGAAATATATGAAAATGACCTTCAGTATGTAGATTTAGACCGTTGGATTATTTGTTACTCTGTTGATGATTTGATTATTCCTGCACATATTTATGGTAAAAAAGATTTTGTAGAACAATTTCATAATTCACCTAAAGAACTACTAAAAGCTAATATGATTTATCACGACTATGACTTTAATCTTAAAAAAGTTAAGTTCTTAAAAGATGGCTCTCTACACAAACTCAATCGTGATAATGTTGTATACATAGCAAATACAGACTCTCAGAAAATTCCAGTTTTGATGAATGATAATGTTTTAACTATTATGTCAGAATATTGTTATGAAACTCTTATATCAGACTTTAGTAATATTAAAAAAGTTGATGGATTTGAGATTGATTATCCGGTTGAGTCACATATGATTTTAGTAAATAGAAGTTCACCCTATAAAAGACAACTCATTGATATTGTAAGATCAGGAGTAAAAGGCATTAGAATGAAATATGATAAGAGTTTTAAAGGTTAGTTTAGAAATCTATATAGTACTGAAATTAAATAACTACTATCTCTAGAAACCTTCTATAAGGTTTATATAATAGTTTAAACCATTTAGCATAGCTTCATTTGATAGATCAAATGTCGGTTCATGCACCATTGAAGTAAAGCCTTTATTTTCATTTCTAACACCTAAAAAAGCATAGCAGGCAGGGATTTCTTTAGCAAAATATGAAAAATCTTCCGAAGCCATCCAAGGTATACTTGACTGAATAGCATTTTGCTCTCCAAGAGTCTTTTTCATTGAGGCTAATGATCGCTTTACGGGCTCATCGGAGTTTCTTGTTTCTGGATATCCATTTACAAAATCAATATCTACAGAACCATTATAAGTTTTAGCTATACCTTCTGCTATATCGTAAATTCTTTTTTTAGCTGTTTGCTGACCATCAGAACTAAGATATCTGACAGCACCTTTTAGTGTTGATTGATCAGGTATGACATTAAAAGCAGAACCTGAATTAATAGCAGTTACAGACACAACTATAGGGTCAAAGCTATTAGCATTTCTAGATACGATTGTCTGTACCTGTGTTACAAATGATGATGCCATAATTATAGGATCATTAGATAGCATAGGTGTGCTAGCATGACCACCTTTACCATGAAAGGTTATTTCAAATAAAGATACGCCTGCAAGAGCTACTGGTGAACAAACTTGCATCTTGCCTTCTTCTAAGGTTGGCAATACATGAATACCATATATTTGATCGACACCTATTAGAGCACCATCTTTAATCATCGCAGGTGCTCCGCCAGGAAGAACTTCTTCAGAAGGTTGGAAAATAAAACGAATATTTACATTTAATTTATCTTTATTAGCAACTAGTTGTTGAGCAGTAACAAGCACCATAGCACAGTGAGAATCATGCCCACACATGTGTGCTTTACCCTCTATCTTTGACTTATAATCACAGTTGTTTTTTTCATGAATTGGTAGAGCATCCATATCAGCTCTTAAAGCTATAGTTTTAAACGATTCAGATACTTTTAGATCTGCAACAACTCCTGTTTTACCAATACCTTCCTTGATTTCTAAACCTAATTTTTTAAGTTCATCAACTATATAAGAAGCTGTGTTTTGAACATCGAAACCTAGTTCTGGATACTGGTGTATATGTTGTCGTATTCTTGAAAGCTCTGCAATAGCGTTTTTTGAGATATTAATCATGTATTAGATTCCTTAGTTATTTAGATAATCAACATAATTATCTCATAATGTATAGTGGTAGTAGTATTCATATTTTGATAAAGGTTGTATATTTGTAAGAGAAGTGTAAAAATTTACAAAACAATTTCTTATATAGCAGATTATTCTATGCAAGAATCTCTAAAATTAAGCGAATTTCTAGGACTTATAAAAAGTACCATAGAGATGGGCTTTGGCTATGATGGCTATTGGGTGCGAGCTGAACTATCTGAATGGCGAAAATCTGGCAAGCATTATTATGGTGAGCTTATAGAGCATGATGGTATAAGTAGATATCCAGTTGCAAAAGTTCGATGTAATTGTTGGGCAAATAAAGCTGATTATATTCATCGTAAATTCTTTAGCACTACAGGTGAGAGCCTTCGCTCAGATATGAAGGTAATGCTAAAAGTCGCTGTTAGCTACCATGTGAGTTTTGGGCTTAGCCTTAATGCGATAGATATCGAGCCTGCATTTACTCTAGGAGATAGACAAGCTCGTAAACTTGATATACTCGAAACTCTTACAGCTAAAAACATCATCAATAAAAATAAATCTCTAGCTCTACCAAGTGACTTTACAAGAGTTGCTGTAGTTACAAGTACAACGGCTGCAGGTAAAGGTGATTTCTTTGAAGAAGCAGATAAGCTACAAGATTTAAATCTGTGTAAATTTGACATCTTTGAAGCTAAAATGCAAGGGCAAGATTGTGCAGTATCAGTAGCAAGAGCTTTTGATAACATCGCCAACAAAGCTGATAAATATGATGCTATAGTACTTATTCGTGGGGGTGGTTCACAGGCTGATTTGGATTGGTTTAATAACATCTTACCTGCTGAAAGTATTTGCAATAGTGAAATAGCTGTAATGGTTGGTATAGGCCATGAACGAGATAGCACAGTT from Francisella adeliensis includes these protein-coding regions:
- the uvrB gene encoding excinuclease ABC subunit UvrB; this translates as MPQNKFNLVTKYSPAGDQPEAIKSLVVGLNNNLQHQVLLGVTGSGKTYTMANVINQTQKPCLIVAHNKTLAAQLYSEMKQYFPDNAVEYFVSYYDYYQPEAYVAASDTYIEKDSSVNEHIEQMRLSATKGLLERKDVIIVATVSAIYGLGDPEQYMQMILHLKVGETLDMKQAQNKLVEMQYSRNDMDFSRGSFRVRGEVLDIFPADSEKDAIRVEFFDDEIEAVSTIDSLTSKKIKKLHRATIFPSTHYVASKERKGEVIEKIKVELKERIKHFEEEGKLLEAQRIEQRTKYDIEMIQELGYCTGIENYSRLLSGRNPGDPPPTLLDYLPENALVIVDESHATLPQFGGMYKGDRSRKTNLVEYGFRLPSALDNRPLKFEEFEKILPQTLYVSATPANYELDKSQNTVEQIIRPTGLLDPEVFVRPVAIQVEDALSEINKSIAKGERILITTLTKKMAENLTEYLSEYGVNVRYLHSDIDTVERVQIIHDLRKGVFDVLVGINLLREGLDMPEVGVLLIFDADKEGFLRSEKALIQTIGRVARNEKGRAILYADVITKSMKKAMDETARRRQLQDEFNQANGITPKTIVKNIDDMLDSSPEMQKREYKNNSRIKVDEIDVSAILGSSEATKVIRALEKRMRAHAKELEFEQATHIRDKILEIKQKFLEL
- a CDS encoding nuclease-related domain-containing protein; protein product: MAIETKLKKDRLFLRFTIARLKNYFYRAKKSLYASIILCGLIVGVDLYLGNIEFVTQSVEVGFTLAFILFVFFFLITKDDNPVDIIISGAEGETTVLTELKKLSNEFVLFNRIVLPDQKSSVGERELDFIAISKKSIYIVEVKNNRGFIKVENMADKWQVEKTTQNKKVYAKTIKNPIRQTFAQKKVLQTFLYNQKIYIKGIPVVTIVIFANDQAELSDNFIADDANQAVLELETLLPFIEAKEQYLESMPTRSRRKIIRKLDKK
- the murI gene encoding glutamate racemase — encoded protein: MSDSRAIGVFDSGVGGLTVVKNIMEQLPNENIVYFGDIARIPYGTKSKETIQKFAAQTANFLVQYDVKVIIIACNTISALAKNIVRNIAKDIPVIDVISVAVKSVKNLKNIGVLATPATINSNAYTQNIQLQNPTSEIYPQACGLFVSMIEEGFVSGEIVRIIAKEYLANFNGQKLDCMILGCTHYPIIKETLADILIDIELIDPSYLATIELKKMLLDYDISNSSANIGVYKFFVTDIPHKFKSIGEMFLDTKMDYLKIVDIDNFL
- a CDS encoding MFS transporter — its product is MYDKNSRNVILLAGIGAVLEFYDFVLYIIFSKEISATFFAGITNPTIKTFLTVLIFSIAYLVRPFAGTILGIVGDLIGRKRLLLFTILLMGTCSLCMGLMPGYAQWGLFASFAFVLLRILQGVALGGELPGAYVIVYESVKGKIGFACAILFTFVTCGFLFSDIVGFALQYAFGDYAWRAGFIIGGLLGFIGYYIRRNLHETPQFKNIDQQKRHSFSSLISTYGLNLFAGICMVVIVAFGGVMLTLYIHKFVEGVLTGYNSGQISLILTPSVFILTCFSFIYGYFSDKFGIAKMFKLGTILVMLGSFPAFYFMSCFGSVISVVISSIGIMLCYALVACTFIFLLCDLFPTDVRLSGVGLSYNLAFAIVGGVAPLVSTTIITMTDYHFLGPAIVGVICGLVGLIGIIIYHKKGGYHKENKDMIVKL
- a CDS encoding LysR family transcriptional regulator produces the protein MKAIRKDIIEATRYFSKLVELGSYSAVKSYYDIQINTVKNKIELLEDYLDLKLTKPENNRILPTEEGLKFYHSCKEQLKGLENAIINVKDNGFEQRESFKILGTPLFLRMLINNALSDIRQISNKPLNIYLNSYLNRDLNGREYNLDSYSIIEIYENDLQYVDLDRWIICYSVDDLIIPAHIYGKKDFVEQFHNSPKELLKANMIYHDYDFNLKKVKFLKDGSLHKLNRDNVVYIANTDSQKIPVLMNDNVLTIMSEYCYETLISDFSNIKKVDGFEIDYPVESHMILVNRSSPYKRQLIDIVRSGVKGIRMKYDKSFKG
- a CDS encoding M20 metallopeptidase family protein; the protein is MINISKNAIAELSRIRQHIHQYPELGFDVQNTASYIVDELKKLGLEIKEGIGKTGVVADLKVSESFKTIALRADMDALPIHEKNNCDYKSKIEGKAHMCGHDSHCAMVLVTAQQLVANKDKLNVNIRFIFQPSEEVLPGGAPAMIKDGALIGVDQIYGIHVLPTLEEGKMQVCSPVALAGVSLFEITFHGKGGHASTPMLSNDPIIMASSFVTQVQTIVSRNANSFDPIVVSVTAINSGSAFNVIPDQSTLKGAVRYLSSDGQQTAKKRIYDIAEGIAKTYNGSVDIDFVNGYPETRNSDEPVKRSLASMKKTLGEQNAIQSSIPWMASEDFSYFAKEIPACYAFLGVRNENKGFTSMVHEPTFDLSNEAMLNGLNYYINLIEGF